The following proteins are co-located in the Imtechella halotolerans genome:
- a CDS encoding SusC/RagA family TonB-linked outer membrane protein produces the protein MKFKLTNSSSFKWEKPLLFIMKTFILLFCTTVFSFTTTNVFSQNTKVVISNDMYLTIDDVFNLIREQTDFSFLYERDIFKDTPKIYLKKGKIEANKLLEKLIYDKRFKLELLENNIVVISKKPNIADVQTYEIKGSVFDKEGIPLTGANVMEKGTLNGVQTDFDGNFTLKVTRKTVTIVISFIGFTSKELEVDSTTDLNIVLEEETAVLNEVVVVGFGTQKKSDLTGAVSQVKMDDVLGNRPVASLGTALQGTMAGFTTSTANVPGGGNTFNIRGTTSINGGSPLVLVDNTVMENLSLLNLNDVESISVLKDASAAAIYGARASFGVILITTKKGKANSKPSIKYTNNFSISKPINVLKAASPTQTVNALKDMGYDGYWSGQNIDQWISLLNEYKTDPTQYPLGWTEVNGTKYFLKETDVVGDMFDNFGGIKIIQDISIVGGSEKSNYRISLGKVKEDGVLISDKDAYKRTNVSSYINSDITDWLSTSLDIKYATDERSYPNTGIFGLFLTNYPSYHPEGTLPYQGEEYPVQTPENAIRYGNKQTWINNNIRLFSHTTLKPLPNLQVSFDYTFQQNHLKNRRYNNYFVLHQGLQDALNPSDPKNTFYLANELRSYKTINLYSNYNVSISDVHNFEAVIGFNQEDRDYEMHWSRSYNQISNEQPFLGGTTGTTPPDTGDGYDRFTLRGGFGRLNYSYKDKYLLNLNGRYDLSSKFPKGYRGGFFPSVSVGWVVSKESFFEPLSNSLSFLKLRGSFGTLGNQNIGNYGFLATMDPYNGNWIYNGQQPTTLSSPGLVRSNYTWEKVESLNGGVDFGVLSNRLSGSFEIFSRKTTGMLAPGFDFPAVAGAPAPLQNAADLNTTGWELTLGWKDVIKDWTYNLGFVISDSKAVITKFVNENDALSIGPSGGLINFYKGMEIGEIWGYETDGFYSADDFNPNGTLKEGVVRINGVISHEGDIKYKNLRDSETSENIIDFGENTLNNPGDRKIIGNSTPRYNYGINGALTYKNVGFSFLLQGVGKRNLWVGGEVMFPHSNTFSTILSHQLNYWTPENTDAYYGRIYANGQDAHYVNQRVQTRFLQDASYLRLKNVTLSYKLASKILEKFGLDEFNIFYSGENLLTFSNLVHGVDPESTGWSYPNYSTSSIGFNVKF, from the coding sequence ATGAAATTTAAACTTACTAACTCTTCCTCCTTTAAGTGGGAGAAACCACTACTGTTTATAATGAAAACATTTATTCTCTTGTTTTGTACTACGGTTTTTAGTTTTACGACTACCAATGTTTTCTCTCAAAACACTAAAGTTGTCATTAGTAATGATATGTATCTTACTATTGATGATGTTTTCAATCTTATACGGGAACAAACAGACTTTTCTTTTTTGTATGAAAGAGATATTTTTAAGGATACCCCTAAAATTTATCTTAAGAAGGGGAAAATTGAGGCCAATAAGCTATTAGAGAAACTCATTTATGATAAGCGATTTAAGTTGGAATTATTGGAAAACAATATTGTTGTAATTAGCAAGAAGCCTAATATAGCTGATGTCCAAACCTATGAAATAAAAGGTTCTGTTTTTGATAAGGAGGGGATTCCCTTAACAGGAGCAAATGTTATGGAGAAGGGAACCCTCAATGGTGTTCAAACAGATTTTGATGGCAACTTTACTTTAAAAGTAACCCGCAAGACAGTAACCATTGTTATCTCTTTTATTGGATTCACTTCAAAGGAACTTGAGGTAGATTCTACTACTGATTTAAATATTGTGCTAGAGGAAGAGACGGCAGTGCTCAATGAAGTAGTTGTGGTTGGATTTGGTACTCAAAAGAAATCAGATCTTACCGGAGCTGTTAGTCAGGTGAAAATGGATGATGTTTTAGGAAATAGACCAGTGGCAAGTCTAGGTACCGCTTTACAAGGTACTATGGCTGGGTTTACCACATCGACAGCCAATGTCCCAGGCGGAGGAAATACTTTTAATATACGTGGTACGACTTCAATTAATGGAGGTTCTCCCTTGGTATTAGTTGACAATACGGTAATGGAAAACTTAAGTCTACTAAACCTAAATGATGTAGAAAGTATATCAGTTTTAAAAGATGCTTCGGCCGCTGCAATTTATGGAGCTCGTGCTTCTTTTGGGGTTATTCTTATTACCACAAAGAAAGGAAAGGCAAACTCAAAACCTTCCATCAAATACACTAATAATTTTTCAATTTCTAAACCTATTAATGTTCTTAAAGCTGCCTCACCTACTCAAACAGTAAATGCTCTTAAAGATATGGGGTATGATGGATATTGGTCAGGACAAAATATAGATCAATGGATAAGCCTTTTAAATGAATATAAAACAGACCCCACTCAATATCCTTTGGGATGGACAGAAGTAAATGGTACTAAATACTTTTTAAAAGAAACAGATGTTGTAGGTGACATGTTCGATAATTTTGGTGGCATCAAAATAATTCAAGATATCTCCATTGTTGGAGGTTCAGAGAAAAGTAACTATCGAATTTCATTAGGAAAAGTTAAAGAAGATGGTGTCTTAATATCTGATAAAGATGCCTATAAAAGAACTAATGTGTCTTCTTATATCAATTCAGATATTACGGATTGGTTGTCAACTTCATTAGATATTAAGTATGCTACAGATGAGCGTTCCTATCCTAATACTGGGATATTTGGTTTGTTCTTAACAAATTACCCCTCCTACCATCCAGAAGGAACCCTTCCATATCAAGGTGAAGAGTACCCAGTACAAACCCCTGAAAATGCAATCCGATATGGAAATAAGCAAACATGGATAAATAATAATATTAGACTATTTTCTCATACGACACTAAAGCCATTACCTAATTTACAAGTATCTTTTGATTATACATTTCAGCAGAATCATTTAAAGAACAGAAGGTACAATAATTATTTTGTACTTCATCAAGGATTGCAAGATGCCTTAAATCCATCGGATCCAAAAAATACATTTTATTTAGCCAATGAGCTGAGAAGCTACAAGACAATTAACCTCTATTCAAATTATAATGTATCCATTTCAGATGTTCATAATTTTGAGGCAGTTATTGGATTTAATCAAGAGGACCGCGACTATGAAATGCATTGGTCAAGATCCTATAATCAAATTAGTAATGAACAACCATTTTTAGGAGGCACTACAGGAACGACACCTCCAGATACAGGAGATGGATATGATAGGTTTACCTTAAGAGGTGGATTTGGTAGATTGAATTATAGCTATAAGGATAAATACCTTTTAAATTTAAATGGGAGGTACGACTTAAGTTCTAAGTTTCCTAAGGGATACAGAGGAGGTTTTTTTCCTTCTGTTTCAGTAGGTTGGGTAGTTTCTAAAGAATCCTTTTTTGAACCGCTTTCCAATTCGTTATCCTTCTTAAAATTAAGAGGGTCATTTGGAACTTTGGGTAATCAAAACATTGGGAATTATGGCTTTTTAGCTACTATGGATCCCTATAATGGAAACTGGATTTACAATGGCCAGCAACCCACTACACTATCTAGTCCTGGATTAGTAAGATCAAACTATACTTGGGAAAAAGTAGAAAGCTTAAATGGAGGAGTAGATTTCGGGGTCTTAAGTAATCGTTTGTCAGGATCATTTGAAATTTTCTCTAGAAAGACAACCGGCATGTTAGCACCAGGATTCGATTTTCCAGCAGTGGCTGGAGCACCTGCTCCCTTACAAAATGCTGCGGATTTGAATACCACTGGATGGGAACTTACCTTGGGTTGGAAAGATGTTATTAAGGATTGGACCTATAATTTGGGTTTTGTTATAAGTGATTCTAAGGCTGTAATTACAAAATTTGTAAATGAAAATGATGCCTTGAGTATTGGACCAAGTGGAGGTTTAATTAACTTCTACAAAGGCATGGAAATAGGTGAAATCTGGGGGTACGAAACTGATGGATTCTATTCAGCAGATGATTTTAATCCCAATGGTACTCTTAAAGAAGGAGTTGTAAGAATTAATGGAGTAATTTCTCATGAAGGAGATATAAAGTATAAAAACCTAAGAGATTCTGAAACCTCTGAAAATATAATTGACTTTGGGGAAAACACACTGAATAATCCTGGTGATAGAAAAATAATAGGTAATAGTACACCTAGATATAACTATGGAATTAATGGGGCCTTAACTTATAAAAATGTAGGTTTCTCTTTTCTTTTACAAGGAGTAGGAAAAAGAAATTTATGGGTAGGAGGGGAAGTTATGTTCCCACATTCCAATACTTTTTCTACGATTTTAAGTCATCAACTTAATTATTGGACCCCAGAAAACACCGACGCATATTACGGTCGTATATATGCAAATGGTCAAGATGCACATTATGTAAACCAACGTGTGCAAACAAGATTTTTACAAGACGCCTCCTATTTACGATTAAAAAATGTAACCTTAAGTTATAAGCTAGCAAGTAAAATCCTTGAAAAATTTGGTTTAGATGAGTTTAATATATTTTATAGTGGGGAAAATCTTCTAACATTTTCAAATTTAGTTCACGGAGTAGACCCTGAGTCTACTGGCTGGAGTTACCCTAACTATTCGACATCTTCTATTGGGTTTAATGTTAAATTCTAA
- a CDS encoding discoidin domain-containing protein: MIKYKTLYSLVLLMVISCTKDTVTDSNPDPDPGNNTGIVENEWKDNPYKLNVVYFVPNDMTPVADYEARIEKIMFDAQEFFAINLEREGYGRTSFGLDLTNEGKLNIITITGQQGKSAYPYSGGGGVVVTELEAYFNQHPDKKKSEHTLVLLPSTSGDPLNPGGVPFYGYGRYCFALDYEHMDAKYLGQNTNLGNLATKWIGGLVHELGHGLNAPHNRELKSLKPTLGTALMGTGNSSYGKSPTFITAAHSAIFANSQTFRTSTRSDWYSGASTKITNIKGKFEGNKIIVAGNFTSNSQVTAINIWHDPHPAGAANQDYDALSYTSLPIGQDSLYFESSLDDFYDLNGKYQLRFSFLHENGSRVTRAYEYEFINNIPTIEVINTRDLMDRSTWSIIDVDSEEDNGPVSGLLDGDVASFWHTQWKNTLPNHPHYFVLDMGAVTTIKGFAFENRSSLNGSIKDFEMFKSNDGVNWTSIGTYSLAQVQNVQYVDLASVQSFRYMKLVTLNSHGDFSYTHLAELNAYNN, from the coding sequence ATGATTAAATATAAAACCCTATATAGTTTAGTTCTATTAATGGTAATTTCCTGTACTAAGGACACTGTCACAGATTCAAATCCAGATCCTGACCCAGGTAATAATACTGGTATAGTTGAAAATGAATGGAAGGACAATCCGTATAAACTTAATGTAGTTTACTTTGTTCCCAATGATATGACTCCGGTGGCAGATTATGAGGCTCGGATAGAGAAAATCATGTTTGACGCTCAGGAATTTTTTGCTATCAACCTGGAAAGAGAAGGGTACGGAAGAACCTCATTCGGATTAGATCTTACCAATGAAGGGAAACTAAACATTATTACTATTACAGGTCAACAAGGTAAAAGTGCCTATCCCTATAGTGGAGGAGGAGGTGTGGTTGTAACAGAATTGGAGGCTTACTTTAATCAACATCCTGATAAAAAGAAAAGTGAACATACCCTGGTTCTTCTTCCATCAACTTCAGGCGATCCTCTAAATCCTGGAGGCGTGCCATTTTATGGATATGGTAGGTATTGTTTTGCATTAGATTATGAGCATATGGATGCAAAATACTTAGGGCAAAATACTAATTTGGGAAATTTAGCTACCAAGTGGATAGGAGGGTTGGTTCATGAGTTGGGACATGGTCTTAATGCTCCTCACAATAGAGAACTTAAAAGCTTAAAGCCAACACTAGGAACAGCTTTAATGGGGACTGGTAACTCTTCCTATGGCAAGTCTCCTACATTTATTACTGCTGCTCATTCCGCTATTTTTGCCAATTCTCAAACCTTTAGAACTTCTACCAGATCTGATTGGTATTCTGGGGCAAGTACCAAGATCACTAATATAAAGGGAAAATTTGAAGGTAATAAGATTATTGTAGCTGGCAACTTTACTTCAAACAGTCAAGTCACAGCTATCAATATTTGGCATGATCCACATCCTGCTGGAGCCGCCAATCAAGATTATGATGCACTTTCCTACACATCCCTGCCTATTGGACAAGATAGTTTGTATTTTGAGAGTTCTTTAGATGATTTTTACGATCTAAATGGTAAATATCAATTACGTTTCAGTTTTTTGCATGAAAACGGTTCAAGAGTTACTAGAGCCTATGAGTATGAATTTATCAATAATATACCCACTATCGAAGTAATAAATACAAGAGACCTAATGGATAGATCTACTTGGTCCATTATTGATGTTGATAGTGAGGAAGACAATGGGCCTGTATCTGGATTGTTAGATGGTGATGTGGCCTCCTTTTGGCACACTCAGTGGAAGAATACCTTGCCAAATCACCCCCATTATTTTGTTCTTGATATGGGAGCAGTTACAACAATAAAGGGATTTGCTTTTGAAAATAGGTCAAGCTTGAATGGATCCATTAAAGATTTCGAAATGTTTAAAAGTAATGATGGAGTTAATTGGACAAGTATTGGAACCTATTCCTTAGCTCAGGTACAAAATGTTCAATATGTAGATCTTGCATCCGTACAATCCTTTAGATATATGAAACTGGTTACTCTTAACTCTCATGGAGATTTTAGTTATACTCATTTAGCAGAATTAAACGCCTACAATAATTAA
- a CDS encoding RagB/SusD family nutrient uptake outer membrane protein, protein MKKYTIKNIRNLFINLLLIATTILSISSCNDDFLEELPKDQYTDKTAFISYENFKTYAWSLYNVFSAGSHLQRISDFGSTYAGDIEANYLYQPNGRNQWAWQLVSVQNNPGGWDYSYIRTVNVMLDNIENSQMTEIEKNHWRSVGLFFRSYHYMELLSRFGGVPWIEHVVTEDQTDIIYGERDSRDLVASNILRDLKFAEEHIKVTGDGKNTINQAAVRALISRFGLREGTWRNYHGLPQSELYLLEAERTSKLLIDAYPTIAANFQHRWSTEDLGSYPGIILYKEYATNVIMQPFSRHERGGGQTVEMHARTIERYLCSDGKPISTSSVYDGDATMNDEFRNRDLRLLYRVFPPYKVKRINGNNVDWEFTDNPQDREYIDLMNNLDPTGNRPFPLLTWQPFTIDRMPHIKGSASSLAPMSNYCGYYMNMFYNVETNVTGGATFSTTDSPIFHIEEVMLNYAEAMFELGKFTQEVADLTINKLRARAGVSDMVVSEISDAFDPNRDQTVPAVLWEIRRERTVELMGEGFGFNDIRRWKKADYFINQQPLGVRMPKAGNPTSLKWVESGDDAGRCYRVDDVQQLGLGWQEHYYLYPIPLGQRTLNPNLDQNPLWE, encoded by the coding sequence ATGAAAAAATACACTATAAAAAATATAAGGAACTTATTCATCAATTTGCTTCTAATAGCAACTACTATATTGAGTATATCAAGTTGTAATGATGATTTCTTAGAAGAACTTCCTAAAGATCAATATACTGATAAAACGGCCTTTATTTCCTACGAGAATTTTAAAACATATGCATGGTCGTTATATAATGTGTTTTCAGCTGGTAGTCATTTACAACGAATAAGTGATTTTGGTTCAACCTATGCAGGAGATATAGAAGCGAATTATCTTTATCAGCCTAATGGTAGGAATCAATGGGCATGGCAGTTAGTAAGTGTGCAAAATAATCCAGGAGGATGGGATTATTCATATATACGAACTGTAAATGTGATGTTAGATAATATCGAGAATTCTCAGATGACCGAGATTGAAAAAAATCATTGGCGTTCAGTTGGGTTGTTTTTTAGGTCTTATCATTATATGGAATTGTTGAGTCGATTTGGAGGTGTGCCATGGATAGAGCATGTAGTAACTGAAGATCAAACGGATATTATTTATGGAGAAAGAGATAGTAGAGACCTAGTGGCTTCAAATATTCTTAGAGATTTGAAATTTGCTGAAGAACATATTAAAGTTACTGGGGATGGTAAAAATACAATAAACCAGGCTGCAGTCAGAGCTCTTATTTCTCGATTTGGTTTACGAGAGGGGACTTGGAGAAACTATCATGGACTTCCACAATCGGAACTTTATCTTCTAGAAGCTGAGAGAACATCCAAACTTTTAATAGATGCCTATCCCACTATTGCTGCTAATTTTCAGCATCGTTGGTCCACAGAGGATTTAGGCAGTTATCCTGGAATTATCCTTTATAAAGAATATGCAACAAATGTAATTATGCAACCATTTTCTCGTCATGAAAGAGGGGGAGGACAAACCGTTGAAATGCACGCTAGAACGATTGAAAGATACCTATGTAGTGATGGAAAACCTATCTCAACTAGCAGTGTATATGATGGTGATGCTACTATGAATGATGAATTTAGAAACAGAGATTTACGATTGTTGTATCGAGTATTTCCTCCTTACAAGGTGAAGCGAATTAATGGGAATAATGTGGATTGGGAATTTACTGATAATCCACAAGATAGGGAGTATATTGATTTAATGAATAATCTAGATCCTACAGGAAATAGACCATTTCCTTTGTTGACATGGCAACCATTTACTATAGATAGGATGCCACATATAAAAGGCTCAGCCAGTTCACTTGCTCCTATGTCAAATTACTGTGGTTACTATATGAATATGTTTTATAATGTAGAAACCAATGTAACTGGAGGGGCCACTTTTTCTACAACGGATTCTCCAATTTTTCATATTGAAGAGGTGATGTTAAATTATGCTGAAGCCATGTTTGAACTTGGAAAATTCACGCAAGAGGTTGCTGATCTTACTATTAATAAATTACGTGCTCGAGCAGGTGTTTCTGATATGGTTGTTAGCGAAATTTCAGATGCATTCGATCCTAATAGAGATCAAACTGTACCTGCTGTTTTATGGGAAATTCGAAGAGAACGAACTGTAGAACTTATGGGTGAAGGTTTTGGTTTTAATGATATCAGACGATGGAAAAAGGCGGATTATTTTATAAATCAACAACCTTTAGGTGTTCGTATGCCAAAAGCGGGTAACCCAACCTCATTAAAATGGGTTGAATCAGGCGATGATGCAGGTCGTTGCTATAGAGTTGATGATGTTCAACAACTTGGTCTTGGATGGCAGGAGCATTATTATCTGTATCCAATCCCACTAGGTCAACGAACACTTAATCCTAATTTGGATCAGAATCCGCTTTGGGAATAA
- a CDS encoding FecR family protein: MKELFIKYINRECSEEEIQQIVSYFQHSDDFSEVPTIEAISQLLEDFPDMDEDSVSLIRSNILKIARDEKAVKIKRRRITFMFYAAAVFVGVVAMTYVFKESLFNPNSMKESVVESSQTIPGTDKATLTLEDGSQIALEKNKNFKTQNAVSNGETIVYTNSDKNKTAIVYNTLTIPRGGQFYVELSDGTKVWLNSASQLKYPVTFGDDKPRSVELLYGEAYFEVSPSSKHNGQGFSVFTASQEVKVLGTEFNIKAYSDEDYVYTTLVNGSIALNVENQTRELLPKQQSIHSSKYNVLKVVEADVYSEISWKNGLFSFKSKSLKEIMTVLSRWYDIDVIFEIKEPEKIMFNGVLKKNLSLEQMLEIINRTNLINAYEIENNTITIK, from the coding sequence ATGAAGGAGTTATTTATTAAATACATAAACCGAGAATGTTCAGAAGAAGAAATACAACAAATAGTTTCTTATTTCCAACATTCTGATGATTTTTCTGAGGTCCCTACAATTGAAGCCATTTCTCAATTGCTAGAAGATTTTCCCGACATGGATGAGGATTCAGTGTCACTTATTAGATCTAATATTCTGAAAATTGCTCGTGATGAAAAGGCTGTTAAAATTAAAAGAAGAAGAATAACTTTCATGTTTTACGCAGCTGCTGTATTTGTAGGGGTGGTGGCTATGACATATGTTTTCAAGGAATCGCTGTTCAATCCTAATTCCATGAAGGAATCAGTAGTTGAAAGCTCTCAGACCATACCTGGTACAGATAAGGCAACCTTAACTTTAGAAGATGGTTCTCAAATTGCTTTAGAGAAGAATAAGAATTTTAAGACTCAAAATGCAGTGAGCAATGGTGAAACGATTGTGTATACAAACTCGGATAAAAATAAGACAGCAATAGTCTACAATACATTAACTATTCCTCGTGGAGGGCAATTCTATGTAGAATTGTCTGATGGAACTAAGGTTTGGTTAAATTCAGCATCACAGTTAAAGTATCCTGTGACATTTGGTGATGACAAGCCTCGAAGTGTAGAATTACTATATGGAGAGGCTTATTTTGAAGTTTCACCTAGTAGTAAACATAATGGTCAAGGGTTTAGTGTTTTTACCGCTTCCCAGGAAGTGAAGGTTTTGGGAACTGAATTCAATATCAAAGCTTATTCAGATGAAGACTATGTGTATACCACTTTGGTTAATGGTAGTATTGCATTGAATGTAGAAAATCAGACAAGGGAACTTTTACCCAAGCAGCAATCAATTCATAGTAGTAAATACAATGTTCTCAAAGTTGTAGAAGCTGATGTCTATTCTGAAATTTCATGGAAAAATGGGTTGTTTAGTTTTAAAAGTAAATCATTAAAAGAGATCATGACCGTGTTGTCAAGATGGTATGACATAGATGTTATATTTGAAATTAAGGAACCTGAAAAAATTATGTTCAACGGGGTACTTAAGAAGAATTTAAGTCTGGAACAAATGTTAGAAATTATTAATAGAACAAACCTAATTAATGCATATGAAATAGAAAATAACACCATTACCATTAAATAA
- a CDS encoding TolB family protein: MKYSYLYIFILLPFLACQSNHTSQEKKPTLDITVASDSVSLFGEGIISTALFERDLAINPKGTEIVYTLGDYKQSRRSLVVMRQENGEWTAPEILPFSGSKHHDIEPFYTNEGNRIYFASNRPIFNDSTRNDYNIWYTDKVGGEWAEPIALDSIINTKGDEFFPSLSDKGNLFFTATREDGIGREDIFMSQYKEGHFLAPEVLPVEINTAYYEFNAYISPKEDLLIFSSYGRKDGQGGGDLYISRKDEHGNWGESKNMGTLINSEKLDFCPFIDWENRIFYFSSERTVLNTQALKTVSDIKQLAHNPLNGFSNIYKISLDVLDNY; encoded by the coding sequence ATGAAGTACTCATACCTTTATATATTCATTTTACTACCTTTTCTAGCTTGCCAATCAAATCATACATCGCAGGAAAAAAAACCTACCTTAGATATAACAGTGGCATCCGACAGTGTAAGCTTATTTGGAGAAGGAATTATTTCCACTGCACTGTTTGAAAGAGATCTGGCTATAAACCCAAAAGGTACTGAAATCGTCTACACCCTAGGAGACTATAAACAAAGTAGAAGATCCTTGGTTGTAATGCGCCAAGAAAACGGTGAGTGGACAGCTCCTGAGATTTTACCCTTTTCAGGTAGTAAGCACCACGATATAGAACCTTTCTATACCAATGAAGGAAATAGAATTTACTTTGCCTCTAATAGACCCATATTTAATGATAGTACTCGAAACGATTACAACATCTGGTACACTGATAAAGTGGGGGGTGAATGGGCAGAACCTATCGCTCTTGATTCCATTATAAATACCAAAGGGGATGAGTTTTTTCCTTCTTTAAGTGATAAAGGAAACTTATTCTTTACAGCAACTCGAGAAGATGGAATTGGACGAGAAGATATATTTATGAGCCAATACAAAGAAGGTCACTTTTTAGCACCAGAAGTTTTACCTGTTGAAATAAATACAGCCTATTATGAATTTAACGCCTATATAAGTCCAAAAGAAGATCTTCTCATTTTTAGTTCGTATGGCAGGAAGGATGGTCAAGGTGGTGGAGACTTATATATAAGTCGTAAAGACGAACATGGGAACTGGGGAGAATCAAAAAATATGGGGACCCTTATCAATTCTGAAAAACTGGATTTTTGTCCATTTATTGATTGGGAAAATCGCATTTTTTACTTTTCAAGCGAAAGAACTGTACTCAATACCCAAGCGTTAAAAACAGTCTCTGATATAAAACAACTTGCCCATAACCCACTTAATGGATTTAGTAATATTTACAAAATAAGTTTAGACGTTTTAGACAACTATTAG
- a CDS encoding RNA polymerase sigma factor encodes MGVIEINNEKVLIKQLALGSESAFQKLFDSYYNIIYKYSLSMVGSKPHAEEIVQEVFLKLWLKRESLNPELSFKSFLFTITKNQTITFLKKAARVDKLREEVFFHSQKFISNTELHINEQEIDSIKREALGLLPSRRRLIFEMSRYEGKSYEEIANELGISKNTVKNQMNMALETLRDFLLKNKDIALMVLLIHKNWL; translated from the coding sequence ATGGGAGTGATAGAAATAAATAATGAAAAAGTATTAATAAAGCAACTTGCATTAGGTAGTGAGTCTGCCTTTCAAAAGCTTTTCGATTCCTATTATAACATTATCTATAAATACAGTTTAAGTATGGTAGGGAGTAAACCACATGCAGAGGAGATTGTTCAGGAGGTGTTTTTAAAACTGTGGTTGAAAAGAGAATCCTTGAATCCAGAACTTTCCTTTAAATCATTTTTATTTACAATTACTAAAAATCAAACCATAACCTTTCTGAAGAAGGCCGCCAGGGTTGATAAACTTAGAGAAGAGGTCTTTTTTCATAGTCAAAAGTTTATTAGCAATACGGAATTACATATTAATGAACAAGAAATTGATTCCATAAAGAGAGAAGCCTTAGGTCTTTTACCATCAAGAAGACGTCTAATTTTTGAGATGTCTCGTTATGAGGGGAAAAGTTATGAGGAAATTGCAAATGAGTTAGGCATTTCAAAAAACACTGTAAAGAATCAAATGAATATGGCTTTGGAAACACTTCGTGATTTTTTGCTAAAGAATAAAGATATTGCATTAATGGTACTGCTGATTCATAAAAATTGGCTTTAG